Below is a genomic region from Medicago truncatula cultivar Jemalong A17 chromosome 3, MtrunA17r5.0-ANR, whole genome shotgun sequence.
GTGCAATAAGAAAACTCGTATTTAGCATAATCATCCATTTTCCTCTAGGCACAGAGCCAACTCCATTAGGAGTCGGAGCGTTTTTGACCTTGTTGAATTGTTTATGTGTCCTAATCACCCGGATATAATAGTACCGATCATTGGTTAGCTCTCGCGTACGATCAACATGGATAATGTGACGATCATCAACAAACAACCCATGTAGGCCTGCAAGTTTTACATGTTAATGGAAGTTCAAATTTTACATGTCACCATACTACTATATATATGCTTTTTCAAACCGACTGTGAGCAGATTCAACTATGTTTATTGTTGTATATTCAATCGAGCTCTTATACATGaaccaccttaggtggcatacacccttttacacccacacacttttgtgacatgtggcaaaaacattgaaagaagagatgaaaatgttggaacaaaatgtgtttcacaatgaaccttaataagttttgatgataacaaggtattaaaaattgtcaattggttattgctaataattgttcaagtgtacaggaccaaaggctactcaagttatttcaataggtcttggaagaacaatggaaagaaaaagaaattctaagcatctgaagaaaactgcgtctgaagctaaagtgcttctgaagctgaagtgcatctgaagtgatgacgtcatcagaagcagaaggtaatcagaagcaaggttttcatcagaagcgaagtcatcaccagaagctacatttaatccatatattcaaactaaagatccaaagtagctgtttctcatttcaatctCATCTAAGAAGAACGGAGAATTGAAAGgaaggtatcaacggtcatttggacagcgctgagcatttgtccttcgttaacagagttgacaaagtacaagtgtacaaccactacctccactactctgttttgtccacgctacaagacaagacaacagctatgtctgcagaatttgtgccttcaaagtgggaatgaatttgaagctaattcttcaaaggactacacccaaatcaggcaaaggattactggtgaatgatcaaaggatttcaaacgactctttagatgtgctaattatctcaacgtctctttcacgcctctatataaaggagtgaagacttgaagattgtagagagacatacacaagttaaaaagcgccaaaactctgtcaatttgattctacaaagcacactgaatttctgcactgatttgatacatcttagaaattcaaaagtctagagtcttaattgtattgtattgtgaacaccactgattgtatatcaagtgttcaagtcaaacttaattcattgtatttttgtttgatcagaagcctcttgcctgcgtgcttgagcattagaagactcttgcttagtgcttgagcattggaagactcttgcgtgtgtgcttgagcatttttgagaagtctcatacttagagagtattgagcatttgtaatctttgtgattatagtgaaatctcattggaagtgcaagggggactggactacttccgatttgtggaaggaactaggataactgcttgtgtctttgtctttcttttctctgctctgttcttttccgctgcaatctgattctgatcatttcatcagaagcactcacaaactgcttctgaagttttatcagaagaagtaattttttttgagagaaaaagaaaacacaattcaacccccccttcttgtgtttttcacaccTTCAGAAAAGGGATGATGATATGatgtaaaattactaaaatacccctaacACATGGGGTGTGCATAAGTGGTGTATGAAAAAGGATGTCTACCTATCTTTTTCCTATTCAATATGTTCAtgttatttctttgtaatttttagtgtttgatctgaaaaagggttggaaaaGTAGGAAATGAGTGTTTGTGAATTGCTGCTGATTTTTCTGACGTGAACAGTGATTTCTGGCtcatttcccaatgattgacagtgtttttatagtgacaaactagggttggctctggtacaaacaaatgaccaaaatgcccctgcagctgagacttggagaaaaagatttgacagataaataaataaataaataaaaaacaaaatgaataaaataaaataaaataaaaaaataaaaagaaaagaaaagagaaggaaagaaaagaagtcacgtgagtgacttttataaaaataaagaaaataaataataaaaaacaaaactagcctaaaaaaaaagaaagaaagaaagaaaaaaaaaaaaaaaagtcccttcggaatccgacatgaggtacttcaaagtattctccctgccgaaattttggttgaaatgattaataaaaaaacgccttttaaaatacaattagccattttaaaatgacttgcctgttatgactaaaaggattataaaatgcgtttataaaaatgcaaatggagtgattttaaatgttgtagaaaatgcaagcgaggacttaaatgcaagatgaaagttttttttttttttaaatgattaatgacgaaaaacacgagttttaaaaggtaaaaaaaacgaataaaagagcAGGTggactattataaaatatggacaaaaagatttcaaatggtccaaatttggggtatgacacatGGTAGAGCTGGTCTAATACTTTACAACTTTTTCATTCATCGGTCTCAAAATAGTAGTTTTCACATATTCCAATAAATTTGGAAAGTTTGTGCATACAATTTTGAACAAATGACAATTATCAACAAACACTTGATCTGTATCGGTCAACGCTATAGCTTCCTTTGCACCCATGAATGTCTTGCATGCATCTTGAaatttgacctttttttttccaTCCTTAGATTTAAGATCCTTAACTTTGCCACATGTCTTACATTTTCCTCTGGTATTTTTGGAGACGTGATATTTCTCTAGTATTTTTGGAGACGTGATATTGacacaacataacaataaacTTTGGGAAAATTGTCTCAACAACATTCTTCAATGACCTCTAGAGAAATATATGGATATTTCAACAAATCACGACACCTCTTTAGAGCCCAATgatatttatcttctttttcatGCATCATATAAGCAAATGAAATATAACACGTTAACTCGGTAGAAGTGACATCGACAAGCTCAAGTAATGGAAGATAATATTTGTTAGTTTTATAGGTGGAATCCATCACAAGGACAATATAAAAAGTGTTAAACAACTTGATGGAATCATGATAAGCCCAAACATATCTTcgacatcatcaaaatcaacgAGCTTCATACAATGATACACATACTTATCTCCAACGTAACATTTAATTAGATGTTGCATTTTTTCATATCTCGGACCCTTGATAGACTGTTTATACACATGACATGCATTATAAATATGCTTTGTAGTAGTTGCACTTCAACCATTTATACGCATACTTATCTCCAATGTAACATTTAATTATGACAtgcattattaattattatatttttaattttaaaatgtacaTTATTCGTTGCATTTGCATCCTAATTAACAAATGTTGATAAGTAACAGAATTTAATGAACTTAAATCATTAACGGGCCATTCATATGCTACAGCCTACAACCCATACATTAAAGcccaaaacaattaaacaacCTCCCGCTCAAAATTCAAAtctcaaaaaaatcacaatctcTATTCAAACGCACTTTTTTCTCCACGCTCTTTCATCTTCGCCGTTAACAATGGAAGACACCAACACTGACCACGAAAATCGCTTATCCCAAAAAATCGCTTCCATCCTCGACGAAATTCGAATCTCATACGCAACACACAACCGCAAACTCAAAGAACTCTCTCTCCTCCGATCCAAATCCACTTCCCCTTCTCATTTCTTCTCCGCTTTCTCCAAATCCCTAATTCCTCTCTTCAACTTCCATCGTCGTCTTGCTTCCGCTGACCGTGTCGTTTCCTTCGTCTCTTCTTTTACTGCTGCTCGGAACTCTGCAGATGCCGAAGTTTGCGATGAGTTTCTGGAtcatttccttcattttctgCTTGTTGCTGCCACCGCCGCAGATAAGACTGTTAGATTTAGAGCATGCCAGATCGTCTCCGAGGTAATGAATTTAGCttaattcaactttttattGAGTAATTATTCTTCTGTTTAGTTTGTTAGGTTTTAGgtaagaaaattgattttagttgaaaatgagtttaagtttaaatgatttatgttttgataCGTTTATGTCAAACTGAGTTGaacaaaaaatttgagtgtTAAAATCACGTTTGAGACGAACTACAAATCCTAGTTTTAAGTTAGACTCAATTATGAAGGCAAAATCAGTTATTGTTGAGAATTTAAACATGGCAAAATCAAGTTTAAGTCTTCATAATCACTTTTAGATTTAAATACTGAATTTAAACGTTGCAATAAGTGTGATGTGCAAATTAATGTGTAGATAGATCTGGCTGTAGTGCGAAAGTTAGAACTGCAGTTAGTTTCTCCAATTAATGTGTTTattaattgttgattttgaaagaaatcaaGTTTGATAGAGTAGTATGTTTTGGAAAGATTGTGGAAAATAGGCTTAGGTAGGTGGTTTGAGCATGTAAAGAGAAGATCTGTAAATTCTGTAGCATGGAGACGGAGGATAGTTGGATCACTAGAggcagaggaagacctagaaaagctataagaaactattaagaaagatctagagattaatgagttggattgAAATATTGTTTATGATAGAAAACTATGGCGTAATTTGACCCATCTAGCCAACTCCAGTTAGTGGGATaaggtttggttgttgttgtatttattttatttattatttattattcattcactattttggttatgatttggtcgAAATTCGTTGATTTTGTAGATAATATTGAGGTTACCGGATGATGCAGAAGTGAGCAATGATTTATGGGATGAGGTGATAGAATGTATGAAGGTTAGGGTACGAGACAAGATCCATGTGGTTCGTACTTTTGCAGTTAGGGCGCTTGCGCGTTTTGTGAACGACTCTTCCAATGTTGACATCCTTGATTTATTTCTCGAGATGCTTCCCTTGGAACAGAATGCGGTGAGTATCCCAATTGGATTATtgaatttttccctttttaattTCCCCATGCTTGTATCAGTTGTGCTGTTTTGTGTATACTCTGTAGGGTTTTCGATAGATTAGATTATATTTGATAGAAGTTCATCTGAGGGTTTGAGGTCACAGTTATTGGTAGTTAATTTCTTATACTAGCAAGGTTTAGCATTGTAATATCATTGGTTACTTGAAATTTTAGTATCAGGTTGCTTTAATGATCTTACCCAAGGATAATAGTGACTGTAGCGGCGCTTATGCCTTACACAAAACCCTATTGCATTGTGGTTTTGATTAGCGGCTGATGGCTGTAGCACTACCAATAACGGCTGCTGCAGTGAAACTCTTACAAATTAAAAATGGTTTGGACATTTAGTCATTTCATCTTAGAATAGCAGTATTTTGTACACAATATATAGATATGCCGTCTGTTTCTGTTTGCgcttttggtcatttcacaccaTGAAATTCTAAATGACAACGAAATAAGCCCTCCTGTCTTGTTATTTTTCTACTCTGAAACAACTTCGTCTCATCTCACTATGTGTGCCTTTCCAGAGGTTCTTTTTGCAACCTTCCAATGGCCTTTTTTTTCTATCACTTTTTGGACTCCATCATCATACTGGAGAGAGTGAATCCATTAAATGaatcatttatatttgttttaaatgcTTAGATGagtaatttgttttaaaacttATTTACTTTATACAACCGGGTTTGAATATTGATAGCAATGAACTTTCATTATCAGTTATGAATATAGCCATATCATTACGCGCCATACCACTATAGTGTTTCAGGGGTCTGCTGCTCTATTCACCATTGGTTACATTGCTTActctcattattttttttctttctttattcatTAAACTGGTTACTGAGTCTTGAATCTTGTTTATAGTCTTATTATTGGAATTGGACTATCTGCGTGGAGCATTGTAGGATTGGTAGTACATCTTAATACTACATGCGTATGCATAGATATAGTATTCCTGTTATTAAACTTGAAAATGTGTGCAGGACGTTCGTAAGATGATTGTGTTGTCTTTGCCTCCTTCCAGCGCAACCTCTCAAGTTATCATTGATTGTACCTTGGATGTGAGTGAATCTGTTCGCAAAGCAGCATACTGTGTTCTAGCTAATAAATTTCCTCTTCAAAGCTTAAGGTAAATGTGGTCTGGTAAAAGATGCAAGGGTTCGCCTTAGAGTGTAATTTGTAAATAAGTGCCACTTGTCTACTCTTGAAAAAGAATCAAATCATTGGTCTAGAATTTTTTAAATAGGAGCACATTGGTAATGGAAAGTAAATGATTGATTTATGATAATCTCTCCATTGATTTTCCCATTACTGGTTACAGTTTGTATTATAGTCCCTAAAGTGCACATACAATGCAAAGgatttcaatattttctttgattatAGAATGAATAATAATTTCCATGTCCCTTGCCCATACCTCTTCTAAGACATTGAATCTATTGACATGGCAATATATTGAAATCGCAAACTTGTAATTGGTATAATATGTCTCCGCCAGTCCctttaattattttgagataTGTAGTCATAGAATCCTATAAATACATCTGCCAAAGGTGGATTTCCTATTGTTTTGACGGTCctttttaacatattttgcTCAAGTGCCTTTTTGTAATCTTTGCCCTTTTATTTGCCTGGTTTCTGCAGCATTAAGCTCAGGACCATAATTCTTCGGAGAGGACTTGCTGACCGATCTGCTGGTGTCTCGAAGGAAtgttttaaattattgaaagatGAATGGCTTATAAAGTGCTGTAATGGTGATCCTTTAGAACTTCTGAAGTATCTCGATGTTGAAACCTATGAATCAGTAAGCGAGTCTGTCATGGAGGCACTTCTAAAAGCTGGTTTAGTAAAGCTAAAGAATGGTGCAAGTATCCAGCAGCATATAACATCAAACAGTGACACAGCAGAAGGTAAGACAcgatttttaaatattaaatagttttatttgtttcactTTTCAGTGTTGCTACATGTTGCTTGATTaaatctttcaaaaacaaatataaaatggTATAGTTTGATATACCGTTTTTGTTCTGATTATGAggatacacacacacacacatactcATAGACATTATTATCTATAAATTTTACAAATTAACGTTGAAATGAAAATTCTCATTTAGTAGATTAAGTCTACATATTTTAAGATATTCAAAAGTTTTTTGATACCTAATTGTCTTactttattttgatgtttaataTGCCATTCACGTAAATATCTACTATCAAATTATTAAACTGTATATACATACTGATGCACAAATTACCTAAAATGCACGTAAAAAATCGCCAATATGAAATTTTAgtttaaataattgatttaCATTGTACAAAATGTTATTGATGGGGTAAGTATGTCAGCTTTGATGCTTCGTGAGAACGAGCTGATCAAACAATTTTACGAGCACGAGCTCAAATTGCGTGAGAAGATTTATGGAACTGGTCAATCAGGTGGAGTGATTGAGGCTGTGCCTCGTTGGATGTAGTTTCCTGAATGCCAGGATGACAACTTACCTGTTATTATGGAGCTGATCAAACAATGAACCCTTGCATCTTAACCTGATTGGCTGTTGCTTACCATAATTTACTGCTTTGCATATTAATTGTAGGGGAAGGGGTTCATTGTCCACCAAGCATTATATTGATGGAAGCAGAGGCTGCTCTTTATTGGAGAACTGTTTGCAAACATTTGCAGTCAGAAGCACATGTGAGTCAAAAAGAATATatagccattttttttttatttatttctcacttttcttttatctcatattAGTGGTTGAATCAGTGTTGCCAAATAGCAGAAATATGGGCACTAGTGCTATTGCTTAGCAGATTTGACTAAAACAATATCTTTATCAGTCAGTATCATGATATTTTTGTACAGAATTTGGGTAAATGTTTTATATCCCAAAAGAGAAAGGGACTAATTGCGAACACTCGTGTTAATCATGCTCTTTTAATTCATGGTTTTGCAACCATTTTAATGCATATGTTGTTGGTAGATATAATATGTTATTAAGACGTAGTGAAGGCAAATCAGAATATATCTCTGTGATTCATAACATTCTTTCTAGTATCCTTttgagtttattattttttggaatataattataattagaaGTATAATTATCACTTTTAGGACTTACTTTTTTTCCATCCAAATTACTGAGATTTATGATTTGTGCCCCAATAGGCCTTAGGCTCCGATGCTGCAGCCACAGCCGGTACCGAAGCAGAAGTATATGCTGCAGAAGCATCTGATAAAAATGACCTTCTAGAAAAAATTCTTCCTGCTTCAGTTGATGAGTACATAGAGTTGGTCAGAGCCCATATCGTTGCTGGTACGTATAAGTTTATTCGGATGGTACGTACTTCTATGCCCAACTCCAATGCATACTTAAGTGTCCAATCTAATATTTGCAGGACCAAACCATCGCTTTGCATGCCGACAACTACTTTTGCTTGGTGCTATGTTTGATTTTTCAGACACTTCATATAGAAAAGCTGCTAGTGTGTTTCTGCAGGAGCTGATGAGCAAGCCTCCTGAGCACGAGGTTGATAATGAAGGGAATGTCGTTGTCATTGGAGATGGCTTAAGTTTTGGTGGAGATACTGATTGGGCAGAAGCCATAGCCAAATTAGCAAAGAAAGTCCATGCGGCTCCTGgtgaatttgaagaaattgttCTTGCAATCATAGAGAAGCTAGCTCAACCTTGCAGGGAGAGAACAGCAGATTGTGTGCAGTGGATACACACCCTTTCTCTTATTGGTCTTTTACTGAAAAATGCAGCGTCCATGCGCTTTCTTCAGGGCAAAGCTATAGAACCAGAAGAACTACTCCAGTCTTTACTTCTTCCTGGGGTAACAAATTGTTGCAAatcatattgttttttaaatctGCATTGATTGATTAATAAATCTTCTACAAATACAATACTATACTTCTTTAAACTGGCAAAAATGTTATGCATGCAGTGTGTTTTAGTTTACAACAATAGGAAATGATTCTTACATCATGAAAACCTTGTTCTGAATTTTGACTGATCTTTTgcaagaattaatttttttttttgaatcagcaatgcaagaattaaatataaatttggaaAAGTATGATGCATGTTGATTGATACATATACGAAAAAATGAATCTACATCTTCCTATCTTGAAAAGCTGTCGAAGAATAGCTCATTCTTTGGTAAAATTGTTTACTTATTGTTGCACGAATAGTTCCTCATGGCTAAATGAACAATGATATTAATACTTGTTGTTGCTATAAAGTTTACCGAATTAAAAAAGCAATGAAATGATGTATGAGCTACACAAACATATGCATCGCAGTATGTACATTCTAGTAAGAAATTTACTTTCTGATGGACAAGGTTTTGCGATTTGATAATTTGCTTCAGGGCACAATCAGTTTATAGTTGTAGATTTTGTTTGAGGGCATTGTTTACTAACTATTTACTGGTGCGGACAATGAAATGCACAGGTGAAACAATCTCACTTGGACGTGCAAAGAATTGCTGTAAGATGTCTTGGTCTCTTTGGGCTTTTGGAGAGGAAACCAAATGCTGAACTTTTGAAACAGCTAAGGACTTCATACATTAAGGGGCCACATTTAATTAGTATAGAGGCTGGTAAAGCATTAATTGATCTTGTGATGTGGCACGGTCCTCAAGAAGTTGACAGGGTTTTAAGTCACGATATTCCAAGCCAAGTAAACTGTGACAAGAAATGTTTTGTTCCTGTGAACTTCTCTGATTCTGAAGGGGATTCAAACTCAAATGTTGACATTCTTGATCTTTTATACGGTGGCTTTGAAAATGAAGACTGGGCTAATCCTTTAACTAGCAATGAAGATGAATGCATTTATGCTGTTCTTGGGGAAGGCTTTGCGAAAATTCTTCTCCTAAGTGATAACTATCCAAGCATATCGGCTTCTTTGCACCCTGTGCTTTTATCTAAGCTCATTTACTTGTACTTCAGTGATGTATCAGAAAATATGCACAGGTGGTAGCTAATTTTCTCCCTTCGTACTATTGTTGCCCTGTACAATTAGCTAATTTAGATAAAATGTTTTTCACCTGCCAGGTTGAAGCAATGCTTATCTGTTTTCTTTGAGCACTACCCATGTCTCTCAACAAATCACAAGGCAAGCATTATTGATGtcatattttcattgttttacATTATCCatcatttttactttttgtttttcttatttgaaTATCATATCCGCCGGCCTTAATTGTTTTATTTCGTAAATACAGAGGTGTATATTGAAGGCTTTTATTCCAGCTATGCGTTCAATGTGGCCTGGAATTTTTGGCAACTCTGGGGGTTCCCCTTTTATGGTGTCTCAGATGCGTAAGCGTGCGGTTCAAGCTTCACGATTTATGTTGCAGATGGTTCAGATTCCATTATTTGTTAAAGAGACTGAAGCAGTGAGTGAAAACTCTGGTACAGAACACCCACAAGTTATAGACAGTATTGCTGAAGTTCCATTTGAGTGTGGTGAGGAGGGGCTCGCACTACGCATAGCCATAGAGGTAAACCATCCACAAACTTGAAGTTTGTTAAATATATGCTAACATGATCATCTGTTCACCTTACTTGATATTCAAAGGCACACATCTTCACCTTAATATGGATTGGTACTTGGTAGGTTTAGATTAGTCCTCATAATTCTGTTCTAATGGCTTCTAAAGGTTTTATTGTGtacttatgatttatttttgtcgATGTTGATGATATATCATAATATGATATCTGCATATTATGGATGAAGActgacttaatttttttatatacagtTTATAGAGAATTAACTTATTTAAAgcagcattttttttaaaagaaacttattttaagtagcTCTTTTATAGTTGCGAATGCAGTACAATATCTTAATGAATTGAACAGGGAAAGTTGATTTTTAATGGGGTAACTTATGTTGCACAGTGCACTCAATTTTAAATACGATAGACATGTTTGTAATCTTGTTACTTGATCTACTTTAATCTTTTATCCAAACATTGcataaaatgatatattgatCTGGAACCTAGGATTTTGGACTGAATTATTGTGCGGTGAATAAAGTTACTTATGATGTTACTGTTGATATAGAAACTACTTATAATAATTCTATTATAGTAGAAATTTATCGGTAAATGCAATTAGAGGCCAGATTCTTATAGTTAAAATTAAGGACCTTTTTGTTGTATATTCTTGGCAATTCATCATTATGTCTGAAGCTAGTTTTAAGCTAAGTGTGCAGTTCCTAGTGAAGCCTTTTCGTATGCTGCAAGAAATTGGCCTGTGCATGTTACATATGGGAAATTGAAAATAGTCTGAACTGGGTGTTGGTTTTCATTGCGTACTTTGAAGTTTGGCATGCAACTGCCACTATATTGCTTAATTCTGCTGAATGTCACTTGGACACAATAGCATAATGAATTTATGTTACCCGTTATACagtgaagagaaagaaatagTATATATGAATTTCATGTCAGATGGCTGattaaaaatattgtacaaTTAACAATTCAATTAATGTTCAttcgttttttttctttctttctttcctctctGTTAAGGTCACAAGCTTTCACTCGAAGAAGGTAGCTGCTGAGAAGGCATATGTATCTGCATTATGCAAAATACTTGTCTCACTTCATTTTCGGTTATCAGAACAAGGGCCCATAAAAATTATGAGGAAACTTCTATGTCGTATGGCTGAATGTGTATCTTCAGAGAAGGATCTTGTTAAAGAATTGAAACGCATGGCTGATCATCTAATGACAATTGACAGGCAACAAGATCAAGAATTGTTGCAAGACGAAGTTAATCTCATTTTGGGTAAtgctttatattttttctttgacatTGTCTGGAATGATTACATGCCTAGACTTTGGTTCTAGTTGTGGTCATATTATTATGATTGATGCGAGGACAAGAAGTTTGTTAAGCAAGCAAAAGAAACCAACTGAATTTAAAAATTAGATCAGTTACACGAAGTATCACTTTTTCAGGCTTTCTTTCATGATGTAAGATTTGACTAGTACAATTGAAAAAGAAGTGTAGCAagcaatttgaatttgaattttaatcTATCAATCATTTATATGCCCATTTGCAGACTCTGATTTGAGCTGTGTTATTCAGTTTTACTGGCCGTACTTATCTTTCCCGAAAACCTCTTACGGCTAACATTTATATTCTACCATcctatttttttgaaggaaaactgGAACTCGACTTCAACCTGGATTTGGATGTTTCTGTTGCAATGCCACAAACACCAGCTGCACAGCCAACAAGAGCCACACGTGCAAGGAGAAGGGTAAGGATCGAGGAAGATAGTtctgatgatgaagaagattcACAACCTTCTGTTGTTCCTACTCCCGTTAATACGGTAAAAGGTCGCTCACAGAGAGCAAGCAAAACTGCAGCCATGAACAAGATGTCGTCTGCCATTAGATCACccataattgatgaatttgaagagcaagaggaggaagaagaagaagcgtCGAACTTGACATCTGAAGATTCGGAAGAATCCGACTAGTCTAGTTAAATATGTAGCTAACATGGTATATGTAATGGTCATCTCTATGTAATTTATTAAACATGTATGTTGTATTGTTTGATTTAGATTGCAGGTTTTGTACAGAACTGCGTCAATAGTTAATCTTGCATTTGCTTGTGCAAGTCATAGGCTAT
It encodes:
- the LOC11411242 gene encoding condensin complex subunit 3 codes for the protein MEDTNTDHENRLSQKIASILDEIRISYATHNRKLKELSLLRSKSTSPSHFFSAFSKSLIPLFNFHRRLASADRVVSFVSSFTAARNSADAEVCDEFLDHFLHFLLVAATAADKTVRFRACQIVSEIILRLPDDAEVSNDLWDEVIECMKVRVRDKIHVVRTFAVRALARFVNDSSNVDILDLFLEMLPLEQNADVRKMIVLSLPPSSATSQVIIDCTLDVSESVRKAAYCVLANKFPLQSLSIKLRTIILRRGLADRSAGVSKECFKLLKDEWLIKCCNGDPLELLKYLDVETYESVSESVMEALLKAGLVKLKNGASIQQHITSNSDTAEGEGVHCPPSIILMEAEAALYWRTVCKHLQSEAHALGSDAAATAGTEAEVYAAEASDKNDLLEKILPASVDEYIELVRAHIVAGPNHRFACRQLLLLGAMFDFSDTSYRKAASVFLQELMSKPPEHEVDNEGNVVVIGDGLSFGGDTDWAEAIAKLAKKVHAAPGEFEEIVLAIIEKLAQPCRERTADCVQWIHTLSLIGLLLKNAASMRFLQGKAIEPEELLQSLLLPGVKQSHLDVQRIAVRCLGLFGLLERKPNAELLKQLRTSYIKGPHLISIEAGKALIDLVMWHGPQEVDRVLSHDIPSQVNCDKKCFVPVNFSDSEGDSNSNVDILDLLYGGFENEDWANPLTSNEDECIYAVLGEGFAKILLLSDNYPSISASLHPVLLSKLIYLYFSDVSENMHRLKQCLSVFFEHYPCLSTNHKRCILKAFIPAMRSMWPGIFGNSGGSPFMVSQMRKRAVQASRFMLQMVQIPLFVKETEAVSENSGTEHPQVIDSIAEVPFECGEEGLALRIAIEVTSFHSKKVAAEKAYVSALCKILVSLHFRLSEQGPIKIMRKLLCRMAECVSSEKDLVKELKRMADHLMTIDRQQDQELLQDEVNLILGKLELDFNLDLDVSVAMPQTPAAQPTRATRARRRVRIEEDSSDDEEDSQPSVVPTPVNTVKGRSQRASKTAAMNKMSSAIRSPIIDEFEEQEEEEEEASNLTSEDSEESD